A portion of the Stigmatella aurantiaca DW4/3-1 genome contains these proteins:
- a CDS encoding GH92 family glycosyl hydrolase, with protein MESERTMWTGYHPRRSCAGRRGLLMFIAILGGLSAAKAAAEGPSTPYASVDPFIGTGGDGHTFPGAAVPFGMIQLSPDTQIRHFRESYKWAAGYRHDDTTIQGFSHTHFSGTGHSDLGDVLIMPIAGEVRLEPGDLDKPGSGYRSRFSHDDEKAEPGYYAVTLTDPGIRAELTVSRRAGLHRYRFPQGTPAHVLIDQRASIYNYPGKVLWSRVRVHPDGAVTGFRELRGWAPGRPLFFAMRFSQPLTGHALHNREERIEYKGFSTPGRNTAERAQLEGRELVGVFDFGELKNQELLVKVAISPVSEENALRNLDGDLPGWDFDATRAAAREAWTQALAVADIDAPAPMRKMLYTALYHAMIAPSLFTDLDGRFRGPDNQVHQAEGFTFYSTFSLWDTYRAEHPLLTLLQPEQRNNDFIHSLIASSQVSPYGVLPVWQFHGLETWCMIGYHAVPVIADAYLKGIRGYPADQALDAMVASATYKPYGGLEHYMSLGYVPIDKEPEAASKTLEYAYDDWTIARMARAMGREAVAAQFEMRAKNYRNVFDTKTGFVRARKSDGSFREPFDPAAVGYGSDYTEGNAWQYSWYVPQDTAGLISLLGGDAKLTAKLDAVFDAKVSAESFAHVEDISGLIGHYAHGNEPSHHVAYLYNYTGQPWRTQERLKQIIDTQYKAATDGLAGNDDCGQMSAWLVFTALGFYPVTPGSNEYVIGRPFVERAALNLPNGKRFTVVAENLDEGRPYIGKVTLNGKPLERSFVRHEELLAGGELRFVMQAKPNKAWATQKGSRPYSLSNAQR; from the coding sequence ATGGAGAGCGAGAGAACCATGTGGACGGGCTATCACCCACGCAGGTCTTGTGCGGGCCGCCGGGGCCTGCTGATGTTCATTGCCATCCTGGGAGGCCTGAGCGCGGCGAAAGCAGCCGCCGAAGGCCCCAGTACACCTTACGCCTCCGTGGATCCGTTCATCGGAACCGGTGGCGATGGCCACACGTTCCCAGGCGCCGCCGTGCCCTTCGGGATGATCCAGCTGAGCCCCGACACGCAGATCCGCCATTTTCGCGAGAGCTACAAATGGGCGGCGGGCTATCGCCACGATGACACCACCATCCAGGGCTTTTCCCACACGCACTTCTCTGGAACTGGGCATTCCGACCTCGGCGACGTGCTGATCATGCCCATCGCGGGTGAAGTCCGGTTGGAGCCGGGCGACCTCGACAAGCCCGGCAGCGGATACCGCTCCCGTTTCAGCCATGACGACGAGAAGGCCGAGCCCGGCTACTACGCGGTCACCCTGACGGATCCAGGGATCCGCGCCGAGCTGACGGTGAGCCGCCGTGCCGGTCTTCACCGGTACCGGTTCCCCCAAGGCACTCCCGCGCACGTGCTCATCGACCAGCGCGCGAGCATCTACAATTATCCCGGCAAGGTCCTGTGGTCGCGCGTGCGCGTGCACCCGGACGGCGCGGTCACCGGCTTCCGCGAACTCCGCGGCTGGGCGCCCGGACGTCCCCTGTTTTTTGCCATGCGCTTCTCTCAGCCTCTGACCGGGCATGCCCTGCACAACCGCGAGGAGCGGATCGAATACAAGGGCTTTTCGACCCCAGGCCGGAACACCGCCGAGCGCGCACAGCTCGAAGGCCGGGAGTTGGTCGGCGTCTTCGACTTCGGTGAGCTGAAGAACCAAGAGCTGCTCGTGAAGGTGGCCATCTCTCCTGTCAGCGAGGAGAACGCCCTGCGGAACCTGGACGGGGACCTGCCGGGCTGGGACTTCGATGCCACCCGGGCGGCCGCACGCGAAGCGTGGACCCAAGCCCTCGCGGTGGCCGACATCGACGCACCGGCGCCCATGCGGAAGATGCTCTACACCGCGCTCTACCACGCCATGATCGCGCCCAGCCTGTTCACCGACCTCGATGGCCGCTTCCGGGGCCCCGACAACCAGGTCCACCAGGCAGAGGGGTTCACGTTCTACTCGACGTTCTCTCTGTGGGACACCTACCGCGCCGAACACCCCTTGCTGACCTTGCTCCAGCCGGAGCAGCGCAACAACGACTTCATCCATTCCTTGATTGCCTCCAGCCAGGTGAGCCCCTACGGCGTCCTGCCGGTCTGGCAGTTTCACGGCTTGGAGACGTGGTGCATGATCGGCTACCACGCGGTGCCGGTCATTGCCGACGCATACCTGAAAGGCATTCGCGGGTACCCCGCGGATCAGGCGCTCGACGCGATGGTGGCCAGTGCCACCTACAAACCCTACGGAGGGCTCGAGCACTACATGTCCCTGGGCTACGTCCCCATCGACAAGGAGCCCGAGGCGGCCTCCAAGACGCTGGAGTACGCCTATGATGACTGGACCATCGCCCGGATGGCGCGGGCCATGGGAAGAGAAGCCGTCGCCGCCCAGTTCGAGATGCGCGCGAAGAACTACCGCAACGTGTTCGACACCAAGACCGGCTTCGTGCGTGCACGCAAGTCCGATGGCAGCTTCCGCGAGCCGTTTGATCCCGCCGCGGTGGGCTACGGCAGTGACTACACCGAAGGCAACGCCTGGCAGTACTCCTGGTACGTGCCACAGGACACCGCCGGCTTGATTTCGCTGCTGGGAGGCGACGCGAAGCTGACCGCGAAGCTGGATGCCGTCTTCGATGCCAAGGTCTCCGCCGAGTCATTCGCGCACGTCGAGGACATCTCGGGCCTGATTGGCCACTACGCACATGGCAACGAGCCGAGCCACCACGTCGCCTACCTCTACAACTACACGGGCCAGCCCTGGCGCACGCAGGAGCGTCTGAAGCAGATCATCGACACCCAATACAAGGCGGCCACCGACGGCCTGGCGGGCAATGACGACTGCGGCCAGATGTCGGCCTGGCTGGTGTTCACAGCACTCGGCTTCTACCCCGTCACCCCGGGCAGCAACGAGTATGTGATCGGCCGGCCCTTCGTCGAGCGCGCCGCGCTGAACCTGCCCAACGGCAAGCGCTTCACCGTGGTGGCCGAGAACCTGGACGAGGGCCGCCCCTACATCGGCAAGGTGACGCTCAACGGAAAACCTCTGGAGCGCAGCTTCGTGCGCCACGAGGAACTCCTGGCGGGCGGAGAGCTTCGCTTCGTGATGCAAGCCAAGCCGAACAAGGCTTGGGCCACCCAGAAAGGCAGCCGGCCTTACTCCTTGTCCAACGCCCAGCGTTGA
- a CDS encoding aldo/keto reductase produces MPIDRYYALGRSGLRVSPLALGTMTFGTNGLYGSWGSTEEVSRAIFDRYLAAGGNFFDTADFYTQGTSEAMLGKFVAEAGVRDRVVLTTKFSNNVEFGNPNAGGNGRKSMMRAVEASLRRLRTDYIDLYLLHTWDRITPAEEVMRTFDDLVRAGKIRYAGLSDVPGWYAGRAQTYAEAHALTPLINLQLQYSLIERNIEPEFVPLAQTLGLGITAWSPLGMGLLSGKYRPGEGGGTGEGRLTQKASGPTVGLFTEHNWRVVAALEEVAQEVGRSMAQVALNWAATQPGLASVIIGASKVSQLDDNLASLDFELPTKLRQRLNEVSARTPPFPYPMFTDAYQSRILNAGSSVGDKPAGYAPPVWMEKPSIGG; encoded by the coding sequence ATGCCCATTGATCGCTACTACGCCCTTGGCCGTTCAGGCCTTCGTGTCAGTCCCCTGGCCCTCGGCACCATGACTTTTGGGACCAACGGCCTGTATGGCTCTTGGGGATCGACGGAGGAGGTGTCGCGCGCCATTTTCGACCGTTACCTGGCCGCGGGCGGCAACTTCTTTGATACCGCCGACTTCTATACCCAGGGCACGAGCGAGGCGATGCTGGGCAAATTCGTTGCCGAGGCAGGGGTGCGCGATCGCGTCGTGCTGACCACCAAGTTCAGCAACAACGTCGAGTTTGGCAATCCGAATGCGGGTGGCAACGGCCGCAAGAGCATGATGCGCGCCGTGGAAGCCTCGCTGCGCCGGTTGCGCACCGACTACATCGATCTCTATCTGTTGCACACGTGGGATCGGATCACCCCCGCGGAGGAGGTCATGCGGACATTCGATGACCTCGTGCGGGCTGGGAAGATCCGCTATGCGGGACTGTCCGATGTGCCAGGGTGGTACGCGGGGCGCGCACAAACGTATGCCGAAGCCCATGCGCTGACGCCGCTCATCAACCTGCAATTGCAATACTCTTTGATCGAACGGAACATCGAGCCTGAGTTCGTGCCATTGGCGCAGACGCTCGGGTTGGGGATCACCGCATGGAGCCCGCTCGGGATGGGGTTGCTCTCCGGAAAATACCGGCCGGGCGAGGGCGGTGGCACGGGCGAGGGCAGGCTCACGCAAAAAGCGTCGGGCCCGACGGTCGGCCTCTTCACCGAGCACAACTGGCGGGTGGTGGCGGCTCTCGAGGAGGTGGCCCAGGAGGTGGGCCGCAGCATGGCGCAGGTGGCGCTGAACTGGGCCGCCACCCAACCCGGATTGGCCTCGGTCATCATTGGCGCGAGCAAGGTCAGCCAGCTCGACGACAATCTCGCCTCACTGGACTTTGAACTCCCCACAAAGTTGCGCCAGCGGCTCAACGAAGTGAGTGCCCGGACTCCGCCGTTCCCTTACCCGATGTTCACCGATGCGTATCAGTCACGGATCTTGAATGCCGGGAGTTCTGTCGGCGATAAGCCGGCTGGGTATGCGCCTCCTGTCTGGATGGAAAAGCCATCCATCGGCGGCTGA
- a CDS encoding TetR/AcrR family transcriptional regulator has product MARTKEFDRDEALKRAMFVFWEKGYEATSTDDLLRAMGIGRQSMYDTFGDKRRIYLEALRYYQSEMGAELFENLRTAASPLAALGKVLLSIADQSPSEMARGCLSVNATAELAPSDPEVASMVKSASMLCEAAFERIVQEAKRKGEIRPSADERAAGRFLLSTIRGMRISAKAGSSPEALRDIARVALDGLKAP; this is encoded by the coding sequence ATGGCGCGCACCAAAGAGTTCGACCGCGATGAGGCGTTGAAGCGGGCCATGTTCGTCTTCTGGGAGAAGGGGTACGAGGCGACCTCGACCGACGACCTTCTGCGCGCGATGGGCATTGGGCGCCAGAGCATGTACGACACTTTTGGCGACAAGCGCCGGATCTACCTGGAAGCACTGAGGTACTACCAGTCCGAGATGGGCGCGGAACTCTTCGAGAACCTTCGGACCGCGGCCTCGCCGCTGGCCGCGCTCGGAAAGGTGCTGCTGTCCATCGCGGACCAAAGCCCCAGCGAGATGGCCCGGGGCTGCCTGTCCGTGAACGCGACCGCGGAACTCGCGCCGTCGGATCCCGAGGTCGCATCGATGGTGAAGTCCGCCAGCATGCTCTGTGAAGCCGCGTTCGAGCGCATCGTGCAGGAGGCCAAGCGCAAGGGCGAGATCCGGCCGTCGGCGGACGAGCGTGCGGCGGGGCGCTTTCTTCTCTCGACGATCCGGGGCATGCGGATCAGCGCCAAGGCAGGGTCCTCCCCCGAAGCACTTCGAGACATCGCCCGCGTCGCCCTCGATGGGCTGAAGGCTCCCTAG
- a CDS encoding arsenate reductase family protein, which translates to MKNDVLVLSYAGCGTCKKALQWLNQHGVAYRLRAIVDEPPTQAELAQWIPRSGVSVRKWLNTSGQSYRALGKEKVDAASDAQLIQWLAADGKLVKRPVLVQGSTVLVGFKPETYTQHISGT; encoded by the coding sequence ATGAAGAATGACGTCTTGGTGCTCTCCTACGCAGGCTGTGGAACCTGCAAGAAAGCCCTCCAGTGGCTGAACCAGCACGGGGTGGCCTACCGCCTCCGCGCCATCGTGGACGAGCCCCCCACACAGGCCGAGCTTGCCCAGTGGATCCCCCGGAGTGGAGTGTCCGTGCGCAAGTGGCTCAACACCAGCGGACAGAGCTACCGCGCCCTCGGCAAGGAGAAGGTGGACGCCGCCAGTGACGCCCAGCTCATCCAATGGCTCGCGGCGGACGGAAAGCTCGTCAAGCGGCCCGTCCTCGTCCAAGGCAGCACGGTGCTCGTCGGCTTCAAACCCGAGACCTACACGCAACACATCTCAGGCACGTAA
- a CDS encoding threonine aldolase family protein codes for MTQRHLSRGEFLALSGLLAGSSLLTHTATAAPNKPPPAGGSTGPRGTKPAPAKPDRAQCERLMWQCRGSLTQGATEDLGTELIRVGEWISRQGIQADMYGYGEFIQSFERNIAERLGFEAACFMPTGTVAQLCALRVYADAGTNRIIGVHPSSHHVLHEDDSYSVLHGLRAATLAPWSRPLLARDVKNAQERPAVVSVELPVRWLGGQLQTWEQLEELKRTCRELGVKFHMDGARLWECQPFYGRSYADICRGFDSVYVSLYKTVGAMGGAVLVGGQGFINEARIWRHRHGGNLFQMLPYVASAAMRLEEALARIPGDVQRAKALSEGLASDSRLTVLPRPVQTNMFHVFFRGEPAALERQRDRIAREQGIWVADEFSNTRVPGVVEVELQTGKGFESLDPKEAVRAFLSLLEPA; via the coding sequence TTGACGCAACGACATCTCAGCAGAGGCGAATTCCTTGCCCTCTCGGGCCTGCTGGCAGGCTCCTCGCTTTTGACCCACACGGCCACGGCCGCCCCCAACAAACCACCCCCTGCGGGGGGAAGCACGGGACCGCGCGGGACCAAGCCCGCACCGGCCAAGCCAGACCGGGCCCAATGCGAGCGCTTGATGTGGCAGTGCCGGGGCTCCCTCACGCAGGGCGCCACCGAGGATCTGGGCACCGAGCTCATCCGCGTCGGAGAGTGGATCAGCCGTCAAGGCATCCAAGCGGACATGTATGGCTATGGCGAGTTCATCCAGTCCTTCGAGCGGAACATCGCGGAGCGGCTCGGCTTCGAGGCCGCGTGCTTCATGCCCACGGGCACCGTGGCGCAGCTCTGCGCGCTGCGCGTCTACGCGGACGCGGGCACCAACCGGATCATCGGCGTCCATCCCTCGTCCCACCACGTCTTGCACGAGGATGACAGCTACTCGGTGCTGCACGGGCTGCGCGCGGCGACGCTCGCGCCCTGGTCCAGGCCCCTGCTCGCCCGCGACGTGAAAAATGCCCAGGAGCGTCCGGCGGTGGTCAGCGTCGAGCTGCCCGTCCGCTGGCTGGGCGGACAGCTCCAGACCTGGGAGCAGTTGGAGGAACTCAAGCGCACGTGCCGGGAACTGGGCGTGAAGTTCCACATGGATGGGGCCCGGTTGTGGGAGTGTCAGCCCTTCTACGGCCGCTCCTATGCGGACATCTGCCGCGGCTTCGACTCCGTGTACGTGTCGCTCTACAAGACGGTGGGCGCCATGGGCGGGGCCGTGCTGGTGGGGGGACAAGGCTTCATCAACGAGGCACGCATCTGGCGGCACCGGCACGGAGGGAACCTCTTTCAGATGCTGCCCTACGTGGCCTCCGCGGCGATGCGCCTGGAAGAGGCGCTGGCCCGGATCCCCGGCGACGTCCAGCGCGCGAAGGCCCTGTCCGAGGGGTTGGCCTCCGACTCGCGCCTCACGGTGCTTCCCAGACCGGTCCAGACCAACATGTTCCATGTGTTCTTCCGGGGAGAGCCCGCGGCGCTGGAGCGGCAGCGCGACCGCATCGCACGGGAGCAGGGCATCTGGGTCGCGGACGAGTTCAGCAACACGCGCGTCCCTGGCGTGGTCGAAGTGGAGCTGCAAACGGGCAAGGGGTTCGAGTCCCTCGACCCCAAGGAGGCGGTGCGTGCCTTCCTCTCGCTGCTCGAACCCGCGTGA
- a CDS encoding NUDIX domain-containing protein produces MTHPSGLGLAPGHRVKWIDGRIAVEADDDRSRLRAALERNLVAGDGGHTLILGGQIRAHLRPPAHVEPLTAFEARFLADNNVPLSLPTGTPAFSPRTDLHTHFAGALPGRLLVELAAATEGVTVPRGVLAEAGIDARQDVPAAALTALARDRLARSLDVPLDQQITFQDMERLYARRSPLTKHPRLFVPQLWAIARGFAATGVHYAELSLSTAVEPEILAALHASLDSIEADSGVRLRFLVAMSRHDDLEWDLDVLDRLEQCLPSRAIAGVDIMGHETCSTRAFVPVLERAGALGRARPGFVVRVHAGENPAFPENVREAVRALLPFPGIEIRIGHGLYGVDGETLASMARNSDRVIVEFNLTSNLALNNIQTTLQVPLRRYVDAGVSAVLGSDGAGLYGTSAADEARAALACGLDEPRLAWLRHTEDLLLKRRQENERPQPALRDWLPPLPLPRRHFTPARAAELAARRGSVRAAQEQRLSQLGATVTNEAPVLTGRPLLWLAGAWRHAFAAWSPEEIRTTSGILTDVLRGLASRGGLLLTGGTCHGMEGLSHGLAAQVGVDVLGAIVEETLAEDLDARVQTFWRCARSLYEKAAPVVRLVRDANGLGLFLGGGLIVADEQQAAHNLRARHVLLSGLRGAAVDAARASQHVRFVDDAASILAALDDTRPWGQLRYPGPNDAADVVLIRRGPLGDDELLLIRRHDDSDAAAGRMSLPGGFVHPGEAPRDAAVRELLEETGLRMPASALSPVAIVEGGGRDPRDTEERWVRSHVFAVRMDGEDATPHGASGNLVLGGSDAAAALFVSIAHRPRLAFDHDSLVTQALAVLSRG; encoded by the coding sequence ATGACGCACCCCTCCGGGCTGGGGCTCGCTCCCGGCCACCGCGTGAAGTGGATCGATGGCCGCATCGCCGTCGAAGCCGACGATGACCGCAGCCGCCTCCGCGCCGCGCTGGAGCGCAACCTCGTGGCCGGAGATGGAGGCCACACGCTCATCCTCGGGGGCCAGATCCGCGCCCACCTTCGCCCCCCCGCTCACGTCGAGCCCCTCACGGCCTTCGAGGCGCGCTTCCTCGCCGACAACAACGTGCCCCTGTCGCTCCCCACCGGCACGCCCGCGTTCTCTCCGCGCACCGACCTCCACACCCATTTCGCCGGCGCTCTTCCCGGGCGGCTCCTGGTCGAGCTGGCCGCTGCCACGGAAGGCGTCACGGTGCCTCGCGGTGTGCTCGCGGAGGCAGGCATCGACGCTCGTCAGGATGTCCCCGCCGCCGCCCTCACCGCGCTGGCGCGTGACCGGCTCGCCCGAAGCCTCGATGTGCCCCTCGACCAGCAGATCACGTTCCAGGACATGGAGCGCCTCTACGCTCGGCGAAGCCCCCTCACCAAACACCCCCGCCTCTTCGTCCCACAACTCTGGGCCATTGCCCGGGGGTTCGCCGCCACGGGGGTGCACTATGCCGAGCTCTCGCTGTCCACGGCGGTAGAGCCAGAGATCCTTGCCGCGCTTCATGCTTCGCTCGACAGCATCGAGGCAGACAGCGGGGTGCGCCTCCGCTTCCTCGTGGCCATGTCCCGTCACGATGACCTCGAATGGGACCTCGATGTTCTCGACCGCCTCGAGCAGTGTCTCCCCAGCCGTGCCATCGCGGGCGTGGACATCATGGGCCATGAGACGTGCTCCACACGGGCCTTCGTGCCGGTCCTCGAGCGCGCCGGGGCCCTCGGGCGAGCGCGGCCTGGCTTCGTGGTCCGCGTGCATGCCGGGGAGAACCCGGCGTTCCCCGAGAACGTCCGCGAGGCCGTCCGCGCGCTCCTGCCCTTCCCAGGGATCGAGATCCGCATCGGCCACGGGCTCTACGGCGTCGACGGCGAGACCCTGGCCTCCATGGCCCGCAACTCGGACCGGGTGATCGTCGAGTTCAACCTCACGTCCAACCTCGCGCTCAACAACATCCAGACCACCCTGCAGGTTCCCTTGCGGCGGTACGTGGATGCCGGCGTCTCGGCCGTCCTTGGCAGCGATGGTGCCGGCCTCTATGGAACCTCTGCCGCCGACGAAGCACGCGCCGCCCTCGCGTGCGGCCTTGACGAGCCGCGGCTTGCCTGGCTCCGGCACACGGAAGACTTGCTGCTGAAAAGGCGCCAGGAGAACGAGCGCCCCCAGCCCGCCCTCCGTGACTGGCTCCCTCCTCTCCCCTTGCCCCGACGGCACTTCACCCCGGCCCGAGCCGCCGAACTCGCGGCACGGCGCGGCTCGGTGCGGGCAGCCCAGGAGCAACGGCTGAGTCAACTGGGGGCCACCGTCACCAACGAAGCGCCAGTCCTGACCGGCCGTCCCCTGTTGTGGCTCGCAGGGGCGTGGCGTCATGCGTTCGCGGCTTGGTCGCCGGAAGAGATCCGGACCACCTCCGGGATCCTCACGGACGTGCTGCGCGGACTCGCCTCCCGCGGGGGTCTGCTCCTGACCGGCGGGACATGCCATGGCATGGAAGGGCTGAGCCACGGTCTTGCCGCGCAGGTGGGCGTCGATGTCCTCGGCGCCATCGTGGAGGAGACGCTTGCCGAGGACCTCGACGCACGCGTTCAAACCTTCTGGCGCTGCGCGCGCTCCTTGTACGAGAAGGCCGCGCCCGTGGTTCGCCTGGTGCGCGACGCGAATGGGCTCGGACTTTTCCTCGGCGGAGGCCTCATTGTCGCCGACGAGCAACAGGCCGCCCACAACCTCCGCGCCCGGCACGTGCTGCTCTCGGGACTGCGAGGCGCCGCCGTGGATGCCGCCCGAGCCAGCCAACATGTTCGCTTCGTCGATGACGCGGCCAGCATCCTGGCGGCCCTCGATGACACGCGTCCCTGGGGCCAGCTCCGCTACCCAGGCCCCAATGACGCCGCGGATGTCGTCCTCATCCGGCGCGGCCCCTTGGGGGATGACGAGCTTCTGCTGATCCGGCGCCACGACGACAGCGACGCCGCCGCGGGGCGCATGTCCCTGCCCGGAGGGTTCGTGCACCCCGGCGAGGCGCCGCGCGACGCCGCCGTCCGCGAGCTGCTCGAAGAGACGGGCCTCCGGATGCCAGCGTCCGCGCTGAGCCCCGTTGCCATCGTGGAAGGAGGAGGACGCGACCCGCGCGACACGGAGGAACGGTGGGTGCGCAGCCACGTCTTCGCGGTCCGCATGGACGGCGAGGACGCCACACCGCACGGCGCCTCGGGCAATCTCGTTCTCGGAGGTTCGGATGCCGCGGCGGCGCTCTTTGTCTCCATTGCCCACCGGCCACGTCTGGCCTTCGATCACGACAGCCTGGTGACCCAGGCTCTTGCGGTGCTCTCCCGCGGCTGA
- the fabF gene encoding beta-ketoacyl-ACP synthase II codes for MDKRRVVVTGLGLISPCGTGVERSWEALIRGQSGVGPITHFDASGLDCRIAGEVKDFRPEDFIDRRELRRMDRFCQFAVAAADMALKDSGLAVTAQNAERVAVIVGSGIGGLGSLEETYRRALEKGPDRISPFFILQMIINMAPGYISIRHGIKGPSWSSNSACSTSAHALGEAFRGIQRGDFDAAVVGGAEAPVTLLGVGGFAAMKALSTRNDAPQQASRPFDVDRDGFVVAEGAGMLVLEAWESALARGAKVYAELTGYGASSDAYHVTQPAPEHEGAQRSMRLALKDAQLAPSDIGYINAHGTSTDLGDVLEMEGIASVFGAAARGVAVSSTKSMTGHMNGAAGAAEAVISVLALQRGILPPTINIQKQDPRITLDCIPNNAREQRVDAVMSNSFGFGGTNVSLVFQRPR; via the coding sequence ATGGATAAGCGGCGCGTCGTGGTCACGGGACTGGGGCTCATCAGCCCCTGTGGCACGGGAGTGGAGAGGAGCTGGGAAGCCCTCATCCGAGGCCAGAGCGGTGTGGGACCCATCACGCACTTCGATGCCAGCGGCCTGGACTGCCGCATCGCAGGCGAGGTGAAGGATTTCCGCCCCGAGGATTTCATCGACCGGCGGGAACTGCGCCGGATGGACCGGTTCTGTCAGTTCGCGGTGGCCGCCGCGGACATGGCTTTGAAGGACTCAGGCCTGGCGGTCACCGCCCAGAACGCCGAGCGGGTCGCCGTCATCGTCGGCTCGGGGATAGGAGGGCTGGGCAGCCTTGAGGAGACCTACCGGCGCGCCTTGGAGAAGGGACCGGATCGCATCAGCCCCTTCTTCATCCTCCAGATGATCATCAACATGGCCCCGGGTTACATCTCCATCCGTCATGGCATCAAGGGGCCGAGCTGGTCCTCCAACTCCGCCTGTTCCACCAGTGCCCACGCCCTGGGAGAAGCCTTTCGAGGCATCCAGCGCGGCGACTTCGATGCCGCCGTGGTGGGAGGGGCCGAGGCCCCCGTGACGCTGCTGGGCGTGGGAGGGTTCGCCGCGATGAAGGCGCTCTCCACGCGCAACGATGCGCCGCAGCAGGCCAGCCGTCCCTTCGACGTGGACCGTGATGGTTTCGTGGTGGCGGAGGGGGCCGGGATGCTGGTGTTGGAGGCGTGGGAGAGCGCCCTTGCGCGCGGCGCGAAGGTGTATGCGGAGCTGACCGGTTACGGGGCCAGCTCGGATGCGTACCACGTGACGCAGCCTGCTCCGGAACATGAGGGGGCCCAGCGAAGCATGCGGTTGGCGCTCAAGGACGCACAGCTGGCGCCCTCGGACATCGGCTACATCAACGCGCATGGAACGTCCACGGACCTTGGCGATGTGCTGGAGATGGAGGGCATCGCCAGTGTGTTCGGCGCGGCGGCCCGCGGGGTTGCCGTCTCGTCCACCAAGTCCATGACAGGGCACATGAACGGGGCTGCTGGCGCGGCGGAGGCCGTCATCAGCGTCCTGGCGCTCCAACGCGGCATCCTCCCGCCCACCATCAACATCCAGAAGCAGGACCCGCGCATCACGCTCGACTGCATCCCCAATAACGCGCGGGAGCAGCGCGTGGATGCGGTCATGAGCAACTCGTTCGGCTTTGGGGGCACCAACGTGTCGCTCGTGTTTCAGCGTCCAAGGTAG